A window of Fusarium oxysporum Fo47 chromosome II, complete sequence genomic DNA:
CGTCAAGAGCTACTCCAACGTCGCTCtcgagaacatcaacaagaaggtcTCAGCCATCAAGTCCATCCCCACAAAGTGGACATGGCGCTACACCGGAACCAACATGGTTTCCGATGTATCCTACGATCTGTGGCTTGCTCCCTCCGTCGGTGCTGCTAACAAGTACGAGATTATGATCTGGGTTGGAAGCTATGGTGGTGCTGGCCCTATCTCCGACTCTGGATCTACTCCCCTTGCGACGCTCACCATCAACGGCGCTCAGTGGAAGCTCTTCCGTGGACCTAATGGCGATACTACTGTTTACTCTTTCGTTGCTACCAAGAACCAGGGCAACTTCGAGGGcgatcttcttcctttccttACGTACCTTACCAAGAGCCAGGGTGTTCCTAGCAGCTATGTTGCCACTAGCTTCCAGGCCGGTACTGAGCCTTTCGTCGGTAAGTAGTATCTTGTGTCTCTATTAGAACGTGTTCTAAAGCTAACTTTTTAGGTTCCAACTGTGTCTTCGCTACCTCTGCCTACAGCCTCTCTGTCAACTAAACTGCCTGCAGTGCAGATTAGCCGGCTAGTCTTTTCTTGTACCATAGATATTCCCATTGTATATAACCTGAAATCTGTCTGTCATAATTCAATATCTCTGAGAGAAAGAGCTTGGATTCAATCTGTCTAAACTGCTATGAAATGTCCAAGCACCCAAGGCTATCGAATCTCAATCGTCTCAATCTTGGCTCTCCCTGATGCCAGAAACTCCGAGACCTCGCCATTCATCAGACCTATCATAAAGCAACACCCAACAAAAAGGTAGTGGTCATCCTCGGGACGGAGGACTGCAAGCTCGCTCGAGCCTGCAAGAACACAAACCACATCTCCAGGCAACACATCGTCTGACATCGTGCCGATATAGCCATCCTCGGTTGTGAATAACTTGTTGCCGTCGAAACTTCGTCCCGCCTCCAACCACTCGGATAGTACTGATTTAACATAGGGTTTTTGAGACCATTCCATCCCCAGTTTCGAGGTCACAAGTTTGCCCGAATAGTATAGCCAGCAGCCTGTGCAAAGACCTACGTCGAAAGCATAGTTTTCATAGGCTTCTTTTCGTAGCAGAGTGCAGCACAGTACCTCTAATACGGTTTTGCCAGTGGGGTACATATCCTTTGGTGACTGGGTAAAAGACATGATACATTGTTGTAGTCCATATGACGTGAGCGTATTAGAAATAGTCTTTTCATAGACAGTCTTTACAACTTGGACCTTGATTCCCTTGACCCATAAGCTATCACAGACAACAGCTATGGGCAGGCGGTTGAATAGCTCAGGCACTGTAACAAATGCCGAGCGACGCTCCGTGGGGTCTCTTACGATTGCCTTTCGCCTGTCAGCTTTTGAAAACTCAGGAGCCCAGCTCGGGAGCCCGTAAAGACGTTTCAGGCCAACAGCATGGCTGTTCAAGAAGTTAAAGAGTTCATATCGCCATTCGTCTTTGCATATGACCTCCCAATTCTGCTTCTTTGCCCTCTTCTGTATTGATTTCCAGAAGGGCAAAGGCTATGTCATGAACTCGAGATTCACTTCACGAATGGACTTGGAATAGTCGGGTGCTATTGGCGACTTGGTGACAGCAAAGAGGCCATAGATATAATCCAAATCGTTGGAGGCCTCGGAACCCAGAGCGAAGTACAAGCCCAAGTGCCACATACCATATGCAGGTATTTTATTTGTATCGATGAATCCTTGAGAGACAAATCGGGTGAAGAAGAGGTGGAAGATTCTGGAGAAAGAGAACCTTAGCCCTCTGGTGTTGAATCGCTGTGTAGACTCTATGCTCGTTTTAGTCATGTGCTGCATGTAATCATCAAGACCGACTAATGCCACGAAGCATAACGAATGCTGTAGAGAGCAATTTCGAAACAGTAGGTATAGCCTTTTTGCAAGTATTACCTCCTGGTAAATCCACACTCTGTTCCAGAAATTGAAAACAGGTCCGTAAGGTCCCTCGAGAATGATATCACGGTTTAGTACATCAAAAAGAGTAGATTTATGTGAAAAGAGCCAGGAAAGCTGTTTGGGCTCCCAAGAAAGCCTGCCGTAGCAGAGCTTGAAAAGTTATAAATCTGTAAGACCTGCAAACTTGATCGGTCCAGCCTTTTCTTCGGCGATGCGGACTATCCGTTCGAGAACATCGAACGCTTTGATGACATCGTCATCTTTTGAAGAAAGCCAAGCCAGGATCATTGCCGCTGAAGAATATATATCCGCCATTATGCTGACTTGGTGCAGTCTTTCAGTTAGGTCATCTTGGTTGATACAGAGTGCATCAGCCCACAAGCGAAACTTAGAGGTATCAAGGTCGGGATCTGACTTCCTTTCGATCTCAGTCCAATGCCTCTTCACATGCCGAAGTGCAGTAGCAAGGGTGACGGTAACTTGTCGTGggacaccatcaacaataATCTCTTCAGTGACGTTCGGGTCACCCCAGACGTAGGAGATACAAGTGTAGTAAAGATCCGGTGTAAGAAGGACGATGTGCAGTTTGCAGTTGACTTTGCCGTCAGGAGGGTTGGGGAGGATCTCAAGAGGACGTATTTCTCGTTGATCCTTGTTGAGGGGTTGATAGACGAGTGGAGAGGCCTCTATATCTTTGTTGGGAGACGCTATCTGGTGCAAGGCTGACCAGCAACTGGTGAGATTGACTTGTAGTTAGTGAGGCGTACCAGCAgttgttgagattgatgaagGATGAGCAAGTCTACCTTACGAGAGATACTCTATATAGGTATTCTGGGTTACACATAAGGCTGTAACTTCTCAGATTGTTTTCTGCTTGACAGCACGCTACGTTATGGTAAAGGGGTGCGAGCACAAATCTATCAAGCCCAGCGAAAGCAggaggaagcagaggaagcagaggaagCAAGAGACATATCAACATTTAGCGATCTTGCTGTCTAATCGCGTTTCATGAGCGGGAAACAGTAAAGTCCGTGCTATAGAGGTTGGTGGTTGATCTGAAGCTTGATGTCAAACAGGCTTGTCAGCTGGATGATGATCGATGATTCCTCTCGCTCTCAACACTTCTATCAGTGTATTTCATCCGTCTCAGACAATTTCTCTCAATCTCTTACACCTATAATGTCAAGCTTGTAAAAGGCACACGGATTGCTGACTAGGCAGAGGCTTGGCTTGTTTTCAAGCTTGACATGAAACTTTTCATAGGGAAATCAAACGTCACAAAGTGAAATCAGATGAATCTCACAGGCACTAGAATTAAACTTTGCCAATTTAGAGGAAACAATTGGCTTTATATTTGCTCAGTATCAGTGATTGAATGGAAGACAATTCATGGACTTGTCGGTATGCATGATGACTGTTTTTGCTTGTATCTCAAACTTTTGGCTTAGCTATCTGATTTCAGATTGTCTATAGATTCAAACCGAATACATTTTGATCTTCTTAACTCGGTTTTGGTGATTGGCAAGTCAGAAAACAGCACAGTGCCAAACATGGCATAGTCCTCATAATTTCACTTAGATAAGCACAGTGATACAGCGTCGCACAAAAGGATTGCCCGCAACTGAATAAAGCCAAGAGGACCTCACTGTTTGCTAAGAGACAGATTTCTTCGGCCAAGCGACTTGTGGCAAGCTAGACAGAATTTTCTCCCCAAATATTGAGCCCAAGCCAATAGCTCTGCGGCCAAGACGCGGCGCATA
This region includes:
- a CDS encoding concanavalin A-like lectin/glucanase domain-containing protein, translated to MKFFTAFSALLAVASATPTTPSKTLDKRATTWCDAFGSLQTEGYTVYHNNWGSGQATSGSQCTTFNSVKSKSFSWSTKWSWAGGNIHVKSYSNVALENINKKVSAIKSIPTKWTWRYTGTNMVSDVSYDLWLAPSVGAANKYEIMIWVGSYGGAGPISDSGSTPLATLTINGAQWKLFRGPNGDTTVYSFVATKNQGNFEGDLLPFLTYLTKSQGVPSSYVATSFQAGTEPFVGSNCVFATSAYSLSVN
- a CDS encoding heterokaryon incompatibility protein-domain-containing protein, encoding MLICLLLPLLPLLPPAFAGLDRFVLAPLYHNVACCQAENNLRSYSLMSSPNKDIEASPLVYQPLNKDQREIRPLEILPNPPDGKVNCKLHIVLLTPDLYYTCISYVWGDPNVTEEIIVDGVPRQVTVTLATALRHVKRHWTEIERKSDPDLDTSKFRLWADALCINQDDLTERLHQVSIMADIYSSAAMILAWLSSKDDDVIKAFDVLERIVRIAEEKAGPIKLSWEPKQLSWLFSHKSTLFDVLNRDIILEGPYGPVFNFWNRVWIYQEHSLCFVALVGLDDYMQHMTKTSIESTQRFNTRGLRFSFSRIFHLFFTRFVSQGFIDTNKIPAYGMWHLGLYFALGSEASNDLDYIYGLFAVTKSPIAPDYSKSIREKRAKKQNWEVICKDEWRYELFNFLNSHAVGLKRLYGLPSWAPEFSKADRRKAIVRDPTERRSAFVTVPELFNRLPIAVVCDSLWVKGIKVQVVKTVYEKTISNTLTSYGLQQCIMSFTQSPKDMYPTGKTVLEVLCCTLLRKEAYENYAFDVGLCTGCWLYYSGKLVTSKLGMEWSQKPYVKSVLSEWLEAGRSFDGNKLFTTEDGYIGTMSDDVLPGDVVCVLAGSSELAVLRPEDDHYLFVGCCFMIGLMNGEVSEFLASGRAKIETIEIR